A window from Thermoflexus sp. encodes these proteins:
- a CDS encoding DUF1232 domain-containing protein gives MDRLGTLWSWWRDLRRIWRLVRDPRTPGWLRLLPLLALMYILSPIDLLPDLMIPGIGSLDDLLLLLLVWRLLLDLAPAEKPRTSSGREEIIEATYRVLEE, from the coding sequence ATGGATCGACTGGGGACCCTGTGGAGCTGGTGGCGTGATCTGCGACGGATCTGGCGACTGGTGCGGGATCCTCGCACGCCGGGCTGGTTGAGGCTGCTCCCCCTTCTGGCCCTGATGTATATCCTTTCCCCGATCGATCTCCTGCCGGACCTGATGATTCCCGGGATCGGCTCTCTGGACGATTTGCTCCTCCTCCTGCTCGTGTGGCGGCTGTTGCTGGACCTGGCCCCGGCGGAGAAGCCGCGGACCTCGTCTGGACGAGAGGAGATCATCGAAGCGACTTACCGGGTGCTGGAGGAATAA
- a CDS encoding ABC transporter substrate-binding protein has protein sequence MISKRRWFLLVALLLIPALLLAACARPATPAPAKKLEIFSWWTAGGEAEGLEAMFAVYRQKYPGVEIINATVAGGAGAQAKAVLKTRMLGGDPPDSFQVHGGAELIDTWVKTGYMEDITDLWKSEGWMDKFPKQLIDLVSYEGKIYSVPVNVHRGNVLWYNKKVFDRYGLQPPTTFDEFFQVAEALKAKGVTPLALGDKLKWEAAHLFETVLAGVLGAEKYRGLWNGQTSWTGPEVAKAFEIFGRMLDYVNEDHAAHTWDSATQLVLDGKAAMTVMGDWSHGYFLSKGAKPGVDYGWVPAPNNKGLFMVVTDTFGLPKKAPHREQAIAWLKVCGSKEGQEAFNPKKGSICARLDCDRTKFDIYLQSSMDDFARDQLIPSEVHGSAAPEGFATAFNDIIFNFVTNRDAKAAMEALQKACVENKMCK, from the coding sequence ATGATTTCGAAACGGCGATGGTTCCTGCTGGTTGCTCTGCTCCTCATCCCCGCTTTGCTTCTGGCCGCCTGCGCCCGGCCTGCCACGCCTGCCCCCGCAAAGAAGCTGGAGATCTTCTCCTGGTGGACGGCCGGCGGGGAGGCGGAAGGGCTGGAGGCGATGTTTGCCGTTTACCGCCAGAAATACCCAGGAGTGGAGATCATCAACGCCACCGTCGCTGGCGGCGCCGGCGCCCAGGCCAAAGCGGTCCTGAAGACCCGTATGCTGGGCGGCGACCCGCCGGATTCCTTCCAGGTCCATGGCGGGGCCGAGCTGATCGACACCTGGGTGAAGACCGGCTATATGGAGGATATCACCGATCTGTGGAAGAGCGAGGGATGGATGGACAAATTCCCCAAGCAGCTGATCGATCTGGTCAGCTATGAGGGGAAGATCTACTCCGTCCCTGTCAACGTCCATCGGGGTAATGTCCTCTGGTATAACAAGAAGGTCTTCGATCGATACGGCCTGCAGCCCCCCACCACCTTCGATGAGTTCTTCCAGGTGGCCGAGGCCCTCAAGGCGAAGGGGGTAACCCCGCTGGCCCTGGGCGACAAACTGAAGTGGGAGGCCGCCCACCTCTTCGAGACCGTGCTGGCAGGGGTCCTGGGCGCGGAGAAATACCGCGGCCTGTGGAACGGCCAGACGTCGTGGACAGGGCCGGAGGTGGCGAAGGCCTTTGAGATCTTCGGGCGGATGCTGGATTACGTTAACGAGGACCACGCCGCCCACACCTGGGACTCGGCTACCCAGCTGGTCCTGGATGGCAAGGCGGCCATGACCGTGATGGGGGACTGGTCCCACGGGTATTTCCTCTCCAAGGGGGCCAAGCCGGGCGTGGACTACGGATGGGTCCCGGCCCCGAACAACAAGGGGCTCTTTATGGTGGTGACCGACACCTTCGGCCTGCCCAAGAAGGCGCCGCATCGGGAGCAGGCCATTGCCTGGCTCAAGGTGTGTGGTTCGAAGGAGGGCCAGGAGGCCTTCAATCCGAAGAAGGGCTCCATCTGTGCCCGTCTGGATTGCGACCGGACGAAGTTCGACATCTACCTCCAGTCCTCTATGGATGATTTCGCGCGGGATCAGCTGATCCCCAGTGAGGTCCATGGATCGGCCGCTCCGGAGGGCTTCGCGACCGCCTTCAATGACATCATCTTCAACTTCGTGACCAACCGGGATGCCAAAGCGGCAATGGAAGCTCTCCAGAAGGCCTGCGTGGAGAACAAGATGTGCAAGTGA
- a CDS encoding citrate/2-methylcitrate synthase has translation MTTTVTPQEVKYIGKPGEVSFAKGLEGVIVAESVKSYVDGIAGRLIYHGIPIEVLAEKSTFEETAFLLLYDKLPTQDELDVYKMRLRQYREIPDEVYDFISRAGRRYNFHPMSVLRTAISMLAAFDDSAEEDTMVAHEREAIKLTSRIATVVAAIGRARKGLPPVHPRPDLSHAANFLYMLFGEEPDPFYARVMDVILILHADHECNASTFTVRAITSTLSDLYSAVVGGIAALKGPLHGGANEEVMHMLYEIREVENAEAWVLRALARKKKIPGFGHRVYKTYDPRAHILKQYALEVTRRAGTEKWLRMAEVIERVMIERLGQKGIQPNVDFYSGIVMASMGIETALFTPIFVVGRIAGWVAHALEQRKDNRIYRPRFFYVGPEHMEYIPIEERG, from the coding sequence ATGACGACAACTGTGACCCCCCAGGAAGTGAAATATATCGGGAAGCCTGGCGAGGTTTCCTTCGCCAAGGGCCTGGAAGGCGTGATTGTAGCGGAGTCTGTGAAAAGCTACGTGGATGGGATCGCAGGCCGCCTGATCTACCACGGGATCCCCATCGAAGTCCTGGCCGAGAAGTCCACCTTTGAGGAGACTGCTTTCCTTCTCCTTTACGACAAGCTCCCTACCCAGGACGAGTTAGACGTCTACAAGATGCGCCTCCGACAGTATCGCGAGATCCCCGATGAGGTTTACGACTTCATCTCCCGCGCCGGGCGCCGGTATAACTTCCACCCGATGTCGGTGCTGCGCACCGCCATTTCGATGCTGGCGGCCTTTGACGACTCTGCGGAAGAGGATACAATGGTCGCCCATGAGCGGGAGGCTATCAAGCTGACCTCCCGCATCGCTACAGTGGTGGCGGCCATTGGGCGCGCCCGCAAAGGCCTCCCGCCGGTTCATCCCCGCCCGGATCTCAGCCACGCCGCCAACTTCCTCTATATGTTGTTCGGTGAGGAGCCGGATCCCTTCTACGCGCGGGTGATGGATGTGATCCTGATCCTCCATGCGGACCATGAGTGCAATGCCTCCACGTTCACGGTGCGGGCCATCACATCCACCCTTAGCGATCTATATTCCGCCGTGGTGGGGGGCATTGCTGCTCTCAAAGGGCCGCTTCATGGAGGAGCCAACGAGGAAGTCATGCATATGCTGTATGAGATCAGGGAGGTGGAGAACGCGGAGGCGTGGGTGCTCCGGGCTCTGGCTCGCAAGAAGAAGATCCCCGGCTTCGGCCATCGCGTCTACAAGACTTATGATCCCCGGGCGCACATCCTCAAGCAGTATGCCCTTGAGGTCACCCGGCGGGCCGGCACGGAGAAGTGGCTGCGGATGGCGGAGGTGATCGAGCGGGTGATGATCGAGCGCCTGGGGCAGAAGGGTATCCAGCCTAATGTGGACTTCTACTCCGGGATCGTGATGGCCTCCATGGGCATCGAGACGGCCCTCTTCACCCCCATCTTCGTAGTGGGACGGATCGCCGGATGGGTCGCTCACGCTCTCGAGCAGCGCAAGGACAACCGGATCTACCGGCCGCGCTTCTTCTATGTGGGGCCGGAGCACATGGAATACATCCCCATCGAGGAGCGTGGCTGA
- a CDS encoding phosphoglycerate kinase, which produces MNKMTVRDVDVRGRRVLVRVDFNVPIAEGRVTDDTRIRATLPTLQYLLDQGAALIVMSHLGRPRKPDPAFSLKPVAERLSELLGRPVQMAPDCVGPEVEAMATALQPGQVLMLENLRFHPEEEKNDPEFARQLARLGDLCVNDAFGAAHRAHASVEAIARFIPVVAGFLMEKEIRYLSQALTNPGRPFVAILGGAKISDKIGVIESLLARADRVLIGGGMANTFLKAQGYEVGDSLVEEEALETARQLLARGGDRLWLPVDVVIADAFAPDAQARVVPIDQVPAGWRILDIGPQTVTRYAEEIRRAAFIVWNGPMGVFEFPRFAEGTFAIARAIADSGATSIVGGGDSVAAVHAAGVADRITHISTGGGASLEFLEGRTLPGIAVLADRP; this is translated from the coding sequence ATGAACAAGATGACCGTGCGCGATGTGGACGTCCGCGGTCGTCGGGTGCTGGTCCGGGTGGATTTCAATGTTCCGATCGCTGAAGGCCGGGTGACGGACGACACCCGCATCCGGGCCACGCTGCCCACGCTTCAGTATCTCCTGGATCAGGGAGCGGCCCTCATCGTGATGTCCCATCTGGGCCGCCCGAGGAAGCCGGATCCGGCTTTCAGCCTGAAGCCGGTCGCGGAGCGCCTGAGCGAGCTACTGGGCCGGCCCGTCCAGATGGCCCCCGACTGCGTGGGGCCAGAGGTCGAGGCCATGGCCACGGCGCTTCAGCCCGGCCAGGTTCTGATGCTGGAGAATCTCCGTTTCCATCCGGAGGAAGAAAAGAACGATCCCGAGTTCGCCCGGCAACTGGCCCGGCTGGGCGATCTCTGTGTGAACGACGCCTTCGGCGCGGCCCATCGGGCGCACGCCTCGGTGGAGGCCATCGCCCGATTCATCCCCGTGGTGGCCGGCTTCCTGATGGAGAAAGAGATCCGTTACCTGAGCCAGGCCCTGACGAACCCGGGGCGGCCCTTTGTGGCCATCCTCGGCGGAGCCAAGATCTCGGACAAGATCGGGGTGATCGAGAGCCTCCTGGCCCGGGCGGATCGGGTGCTGATCGGCGGGGGGATGGCCAACACCTTCCTCAAAGCCCAGGGCTATGAAGTGGGGGATTCCCTGGTGGAGGAGGAGGCCCTGGAGACGGCACGCCAGCTGCTGGCGCGAGGCGGGGATCGCCTGTGGCTGCCCGTGGATGTGGTGATCGCCGACGCCTTCGCCCCTGACGCCCAGGCCCGCGTCGTGCCCATCGATCAGGTGCCGGCCGGCTGGCGAATCCTGGATATCGGCCCGCAGACCGTGACTCGATATGCGGAGGAGATCCGGCGTGCTGCCTTCATTGTGTGGAACGGCCCGATGGGCGTCTTCGAGTTCCCCCGTTTCGCGGAAGGAACCTTCGCCATCGCCCGCGCGATCGCCGATAGCGGGGCGACGAGCATCGTAGGCGGCGGCGACTCGGTGGCGGCCGTCCACGCAGCAGGAGTGGCCGATCGCATCACCCATATCTCGACCGGAGGGGGAGCCAGCCTGGAGTTTCTGGAAGGCCGCACGCTCCCCGGCATCGCGGTCCTGGCAGATCGGCCTTAG
- the thpR gene encoding RNA 2',3'-cyclic phosphodiesterase, with translation MVAVRAFIAVELPPEIQKRLAEVQDHLRRELRDLPIRWVRPESIHLTLKFLGMIPASHIDEIIAALRGLTLERGPFAFVVEGIGCFPELRHPRVIWVGVSDPTRALAAFQRLVESSMQKLGYPPEDRPYQPHLTLGRVGREATSADCRRIAEVIERTTVERLGEVRVTEITLMRSDLHPQGAIYTPIARLPLRGSV, from the coding sequence ATGGTGGCCGTGCGCGCCTTCATTGCCGTCGAGCTGCCTCCAGAGATTCAGAAACGCCTGGCCGAGGTGCAGGACCACCTGCGCCGGGAGCTCCGGGACCTGCCGATCCGATGGGTCCGGCCGGAGAGCATTCATCTGACCTTGAAATTCCTCGGGATGATCCCTGCTTCTCATATCGATGAGATCATCGCGGCGCTGCGAGGGCTGACCCTGGAGCGGGGGCCCTTCGCGTTTGTGGTGGAGGGGATCGGCTGCTTCCCGGAACTCCGGCATCCCCGGGTGATCTGGGTGGGGGTCTCCGATCCCACCCGGGCGCTGGCGGCCTTTCAGCGTCTGGTGGAGTCCAGCATGCAGAAGCTGGGCTATCCCCCTGAAGATCGCCCCTACCAGCCCCATCTGACGCTGGGGCGGGTCGGCCGGGAGGCCACTTCGGCCGATTGCCGGCGGATCGCGGAGGTGATCGAACGAACCACTGTAGAGCGGCTGGGAGAGGTGCGGGTGACGGAGATCACCCTGATGCGAAGCGACCTTCATCCCCAGGGAGCGATCTACACCCCCATCGCCCGCCTTCCTTTACGGGGAAGCGTATAA
- a CDS encoding YraN family protein: MSSRRSLGAAAEAFVAAQLEAQGYSIRARNWRSPFGEIDLIAEGQGWLRFIEVRARRNDRFGAPEESLTPRKRQRLLQTALAYLGQLEEPEPCWRVDLASVALDAQGRPVSVTFFENILEA, encoded by the coding sequence ATGAGCTCCCGTCGATCTCTGGGAGCGGCGGCGGAGGCCTTCGTGGCGGCCCAGCTCGAGGCCCAGGGATATTCCATCCGGGCCCGGAACTGGCGCTCGCCCTTCGGGGAGATCGATCTGATCGCGGAAGGGCAGGGCTGGTTGCGCTTTATTGAGGTCCGCGCCCGGCGGAATGATCGGTTCGGTGCCCCGGAGGAGAGCCTGACTCCCCGCAAGCGCCAGCGCTTGCTGCAAACCGCCCTGGCCTACCTGGGGCAGCTGGAAGAGCCGGAGCCCTGCTGGCGGGTGGATCTGGCCTCCGTTGCGCTGGATGCGCAGGGCCGCCCGGTCTCGGTCACGTTTTTTGAGAACATTCTGGAGGCGTGA
- a CDS encoding FHA domain-containing protein produces MVGAEAPMLVITEGQLAGQRWPVDQDVMLIGRGEACDLVLPERQISRQHARLKREADGYYIEDLGSKNGTFLNGQPLAPFTPQRLKDGDEIALALCVRIRFVSAEATLPLESAPVPSMVPGLLIDRAARRVWVNGREVDPPLSPAQFRALERLAIARGAVVSRDELIAYIWPQEDPRGITEQALDALIRRLRERLAQADPSRDYILTVRGHGFRIADVSLHLKGQPEAR; encoded by the coding sequence ATGGTTGGGGCAGAGGCGCCGATGCTGGTGATCACCGAAGGGCAGCTCGCCGGGCAGCGCTGGCCCGTTGACCAGGATGTCATGCTCATCGGACGCGGCGAGGCATGCGATCTGGTGTTGCCGGAGCGGCAGATCTCCCGCCAGCACGCCCGCCTCAAGCGCGAAGCCGATGGTTACTACATTGAAGATCTGGGCAGTAAAAATGGAACCTTCCTCAACGGGCAGCCGCTCGCGCCCTTTACCCCCCAGCGCCTGAAGGATGGCGATGAGATCGCCCTCGCCCTGTGCGTGCGCATACGGTTCGTCAGCGCCGAGGCGACGCTCCCGCTGGAATCCGCTCCGGTCCCTTCGATGGTCCCCGGTCTGCTGATCGATCGGGCGGCCCGACGGGTATGGGTGAACGGTCGGGAGGTGGATCCCCCGCTTTCCCCGGCGCAATTCCGGGCGCTGGAGCGTCTGGCCATCGCCCGGGGCGCGGTGGTTTCGCGGGATGAGCTGATCGCTTACATCTGGCCACAGGAGGATCCCCGGGGGATCACGGAGCAGGCGCTGGACGCCCTCATCCGCCGCCTGCGGGAACGGCTGGCCCAGGCGGATCCGAGCCGGGATTATATCCTCACTGTGCGAGGCCATGGCTTCCGGATCGCCGATGTTTCGCTCCATCTCAAAGGCCAGCCGGAGGCCCGATGA
- a CDS encoding nucleotidyltransferase domain-containing protein has product MGENPIGERYRESWREREARRRAEAEARRAAAQEAAERAIRAVAPRYPGIRRVYLFGSVLRPGAFRPDSDIDVGVDGDDGHGLFDFWRELEAAAPGWAFDARPLDPEDPFSQRVRERGRLIYERTPSGASIGSAGGVGPYPPD; this is encoded by the coding sequence GTGGGGGAGAACCCGATCGGGGAGCGCTACCGGGAAAGCTGGCGGGAACGGGAGGCGCGACGGCGGGCTGAGGCCGAGGCGCGCCGTGCCGCCGCCCAGGAGGCCGCCGAGCGGGCCATCCGGGCGGTTGCACCGCGCTATCCCGGCATCCGGAGGGTTTACCTCTTCGGCTCGGTCCTGCGGCCCGGGGCATTCCGCCCGGATTCGGACATCGATGTGGGCGTGGACGGGGATGACGGACACGGGCTGTTCGATTTCTGGCGGGAGCTGGAGGCCGCGGCCCCCGGCTGGGCCTTCGATGCGCGCCCGCTGGACCCGGAGGATCCCTTCTCCCAGCGCGTGCGGGAGCGAGGACGGCTGATCTATGAGCGAACGCCTTCGGGTGCTTCGATCGGATCTGCAGGCGGAGTGGGCCCATATCCGCCGGATTGA
- a CDS encoding glycoside hydrolase family 125 protein has translation MSAHPLITRPPVLEEPPPFLPTGNLWVSLPLIDRRDGSLHRLGVLHERLNGLLEADGDPLIRPFLIADSQPVDWRGRLEWSRESFWIPAWRFRAGDLELEGRVWAPVGERGIVYWIRANLHRSPPCRITIGFEGRWKRVLLSRFASRPLTGTWTGGRDPWTGSGVAEFGIGFPILALGWQGEAPLSLEIASEAPFTYRCLQARELHPGEAVEAVLYVAVAPDADGARTGALHLRRRGAEALLRETRDWLEARARPLADSELTARLNENLFFAYFFSQGDCLDTGAPVMVTSRSPLYYVSGAFWSRDAFLWSFPAILLTDAERARQLLRRCLPRYLPHIADHALYLNGVPLYPGFELDQAAAPLLALWRYIHETQDEDLLREPVIAEAILTLLREIEAHRDPETGLYETFLLPTDDPTDYPLVIYDNVLVWVAFRAAADLLRRQGVDEEAARWEREAERLAGAIRAHGIVEGPEGPMWAWARDRRGRWELREEPPGSLRLLAYYGFCDPEDPVYRNTVRWLASPANPYFFSGPFGGPGSPHFPFPGVFDLANRLLTDPDPVVLEVVRRAPLDGGLACESIDPQTGGVRTGAAMASLAGFLAWALWGRLRGHRRFFERLL, from the coding sequence ATGAGCGCGCACCCGCTGATCACCCGACCGCCCGTCCTGGAGGAGCCTCCGCCGTTTCTGCCCACCGGGAACCTCTGGGTTTCCCTCCCCCTGATCGATCGGCGGGATGGGAGCCTGCATCGTCTGGGCGTGCTTCATGAGCGCCTCAATGGCCTGCTCGAGGCCGATGGTGACCCGCTGATCCGCCCCTTCCTCATCGCGGACAGCCAGCCGGTGGACTGGAGGGGTCGCCTGGAGTGGTCCCGGGAAAGCTTCTGGATCCCGGCCTGGCGCTTCCGTGCCGGCGATCTGGAGCTGGAGGGCCGTGTCTGGGCGCCGGTCGGCGAGCGGGGGATAGTATATTGGATACGCGCGAACCTCCACAGGAGCCCTCCCTGCCGGATCACCATCGGGTTCGAAGGGCGATGGAAGAGGGTGCTCCTTTCCCGTTTCGCCTCCCGACCCCTCACTGGAACGTGGACCGGCGGGCGAGATCCATGGACGGGCAGTGGGGTGGCGGAATTCGGGATCGGCTTTCCCATCCTGGCCCTGGGCTGGCAGGGGGAAGCCCCCCTGTCGCTGGAGATCGCTTCGGAAGCTCCCTTCACCTATCGATGTCTTCAGGCCCGGGAGCTCCACCCCGGGGAAGCCGTGGAGGCGGTGCTTTACGTCGCGGTGGCGCCCGATGCGGATGGAGCGCGGACGGGGGCGTTGCACCTGCGGCGTCGGGGTGCTGAGGCCCTCCTCCGCGAGACGCGAGACTGGCTGGAAGCCCGGGCTCGCCCCCTGGCGGATTCTGAGCTGACCGCCCGTCTCAACGAAAACCTCTTCTTCGCTTACTTCTTCAGCCAGGGGGATTGCCTGGACACCGGGGCGCCGGTGATGGTGACCTCGCGGAGCCCGCTGTATTACGTGAGCGGGGCCTTCTGGAGCCGTGATGCGTTCCTCTGGTCTTTCCCGGCGATTCTGCTAACCGATGCGGAGCGGGCGCGCCAGCTGTTGCGCCGGTGTCTGCCGCGCTATCTCCCCCATATCGCCGATCACGCGCTGTATCTCAATGGCGTTCCTCTCTACCCGGGGTTCGAGCTGGATCAGGCGGCCGCGCCGCTCCTGGCCCTCTGGCGTTATATCCACGAGACCCAAGATGAGGATCTCCTCCGCGAGCCTGTGATCGCCGAAGCCATCCTGACGCTCCTGCGGGAGATCGAGGCCCATCGGGATCCGGAGACCGGGCTGTATGAGACTTTCCTGCTCCCAACCGATGACCCCACGGATTATCCGCTGGTCATCTACGACAATGTCCTGGTCTGGGTGGCCTTCCGGGCGGCGGCGGATCTCCTCCGGCGCCAGGGAGTGGATGAGGAGGCGGCGCGCTGGGAGCGGGAAGCTGAACGCCTGGCAGGAGCGATCCGCGCGCACGGGATCGTGGAAGGCCCGGAGGGGCCGATGTGGGCCTGGGCACGGGATCGCCGGGGCCGGTGGGAGCTGCGGGAGGAACCTCCCGGGAGTCTGCGCCTGCTGGCGTATTACGGGTTCTGCGACCCGGAGGATCCAGTTTACCGGAACACGGTGCGCTGGCTGGCTTCTCCGGCGAACCCCTATTTCTTTTCCGGCCCTTTCGGGGGACCTGGATCTCCCCATTTCCCCTTCCCGGGGGTCTTCGACCTGGCCAACCGGCTGCTCACCGATCCGGACCCGGTGGTCCTGGAGGTGGTGCGGCGTGCCCCTCTGGATGGCGGACTGGCCTGCGAGTCCATCGATCCGCAAACCGGCGGGGTGCGCACCGGCGCGGCCATGGCCAGCCTGGCGGGCTTCCTGGCATGGGCCCTATGGGGGCGTCTGCGAGGGCATCGCCGGTTCTTCGAGCGGCTCCTCTGA
- a CDS encoding carbohydrate ABC transporter permease — MALAGRWIGRSLVILALLAGSVVMLLPLAWMTSSAFKPLHEVMRIPPTWIPEEPTLENFRAVFSQFPFGRYFLNSLITSSLITISVLVTSSMAGYALARFQFPGRDLLFVMILASLMIPFQTRMIPIYQLAIALHLQDTLLGVMFPWLVDAFGIFLMRQFMLTIPSDLIDAARIDGASEWRIFWMIMLPLVRPALAALAIFTFLGAWEEFLWPLIITSSDASRTIPVGLQFFSEQYGTNIHWQMAGALIAALPMLIVFFLLQRQIIEGITLTGMKG, encoded by the coding sequence ATGGCCCTGGCCGGACGATGGATTGGCCGCTCCCTGGTGATATTGGCGCTCCTGGCCGGATCCGTGGTGATGCTCCTGCCCCTGGCATGGATGACCTCGTCCGCTTTCAAGCCGCTGCACGAGGTCATGCGCATCCCTCCCACCTGGATCCCGGAGGAGCCCACCCTGGAGAACTTCCGGGCGGTTTTCTCTCAATTTCCCTTCGGCCGATATTTCCTGAACAGCCTGATTACCTCTTCTCTCATTACGATCAGCGTCCTGGTCACCAGCTCGATGGCCGGCTATGCTCTGGCGCGCTTTCAGTTCCCGGGCCGGGATCTGTTGTTTGTGATGATCCTCGCCAGCCTGATGATCCCTTTCCAGACCCGCATGATCCCAATTTATCAGCTGGCCATCGCTCTTCACCTCCAGGATACTCTGCTCGGAGTGATGTTCCCATGGCTGGTGGATGCCTTTGGCATCTTTTTGATGCGCCAGTTCATGTTGACCATTCCCAGTGATCTGATCGACGCAGCTCGCATCGATGGGGCCTCCGAATGGCGTATCTTCTGGATGATCATGCTGCCCCTGGTGCGTCCGGCCCTGGCTGCCCTGGCGATCTTTACTTTCCTGGGGGCGTGGGAGGAGTTTCTCTGGCCGCTGATCATCACCAGCTCCGACGCCAGCCGCACCATCCCGGTCGGCCTCCAGTTTTTCTCAGAGCAATACGGGACGAATATCCACTGGCAGATGGCCGGGGCGTTGATCGCCGCCCTTCCTATGTTGATCGTGTTCTTCCTGCTGCAGCGGCAGATCATCGAGGGCATCACCTTGACAGGGATGAAGGGATGA
- a CDS encoding sugar ABC transporter permease, translating to MVSRNLAWALERGKALRIRRQVRMWIWAYGFLAPSLILFALIVLYPSVEAFRLSLYRWSLFGEKEFVGLANYQRMVRDPLFWQSLKVTCIWTIGVVPWVMVLGMLTALALNQPWLPGRGVFRTIYFVPVMTSVVASAFVWRWLFEPTFGVVNWILRQIGIVDPPGWLASTTWALPALMTAGIWKQVGYAMVLFLAGLQTIPRELREAAEIDGANPWQIFWHVTLPLLNPTVVFVAVILVINAFRVFSIPYVMTSGGFTYLTPGGPLNSTRVFVLHIYDLAWKQFDFGYGAANAIVLLLMIMTVTLVQLRILQRPFEY from the coding sequence ATGGTCAGCCGGAACCTCGCATGGGCGCTGGAAAGGGGGAAGGCCCTTCGGATCCGGCGCCAGGTCCGTATGTGGATCTGGGCTTATGGATTCCTGGCCCCCAGTCTGATCCTGTTCGCTCTCATCGTGCTCTATCCCTCCGTAGAGGCTTTCCGGCTCAGCCTGTATCGCTGGAGCCTGTTCGGGGAGAAGGAGTTCGTTGGCCTCGCCAACTACCAGCGCATGGTGCGGGATCCCCTTTTCTGGCAATCCCTTAAGGTGACTTGTATCTGGACCATCGGGGTGGTCCCCTGGGTGATGGTGCTGGGCATGTTGACGGCCCTGGCCCTAAATCAGCCCTGGCTGCCCGGCCGCGGGGTCTTCCGCACGATCTATTTCGTCCCGGTGATGACCTCCGTGGTGGCCTCTGCGTTCGTCTGGCGCTGGCTGTTCGAGCCCACCTTCGGGGTCGTGAACTGGATCCTGCGCCAGATCGGGATCGTCGACCCGCCCGGCTGGCTGGCCAGCACGACCTGGGCGTTGCCCGCCCTGATGACCGCGGGGATCTGGAAACAGGTCGGTTACGCGATGGTCCTCTTCCTGGCCGGGCTCCAGACCATTCCCCGGGAGCTTCGGGAAGCAGCAGAGATCGATGGGGCGAACCCATGGCAGATCTTCTGGCATGTCACACTGCCTCTGCTGAACCCCACCGTGGTCTTCGTGGCTGTCATCCTGGTGATCAATGCCTTCCGGGTGTTCAGCATCCCCTACGTGATGACCTCTGGAGGCTTTACTTATCTTACCCCGGGTGGCCCCTTGAACAGCACCCGGGTTTTCGTGCTGCACATCTATGATCTGGCCTGGAAGCAATTCGATTTCGGATACGGCGCGGCCAACGCCATCGTGCTTTTGTTGATGATCATGACAGTCACCCTGGTTCAGCTTCGCATCCTGCAGCGTCCGTTCGAATACTGA